In the Aridibaculum aurantiacum genome, CATTTGTTTAGGCACTTTTGGGGGCGTTATAGCCTTTGCAGCAGCTGCCTCTGTTTTTTCATCCTCGGGTTTTCTTTTGTCTTCACGGAATGCTAACTGGGAAATAAGGAAAATTCCGGCGATCATGCCTAATACAAAAATGATCACCTGCCTGGTGCTTGAAGTCATAGATCCAATATTTAGTTTGGGAAATAATTCGCAGGTGCACAAAAACAATGCCCCCAAGTATAGTGGTTATTTAGGTCTTACAATAGCTAATGAACAATCACATTAAGACTGGGTGTAGTAATTATTCTACGTGCCGCTCCACACACCTTAAAATTCACGGATTGCTAACAACTCGTGTTGTTTCGTGTACCTTTTCCTGCTACATTTGCCGTCCGTAGAAAACCAATTATTTCACCGCATTTAAATTTCTATTTAAGATGCCAGTTAAAATGAGACTGCAAAGACACGGAAGCAAAAAGCGTCCTTTCTACTTTATAGTAGTTGCTGACGCCCGTGCACCAAGAGATGGTAAGTTCATCCAAAAGGTCGGAACTTACAACCCATTAACTGTACCAGCTACTATTCAGCTGGATCGTCAGAAAGCATTAGAGTGGCTACATAAAGGAGCCCAGCCTACTGATACAGTTCGCAGAATTCTCTCTTTCAAGGGAGTGCTATACCTGAAACACCTATTACGTGGTGTTAGCCTAGGATTGTTTGACCAAGCTACCGCCATGGAGAAATTCCAGGTGTGGCATGAAGAACACGAAGCACAGGTAAGAAAGCGCAGCGACGACAATCGTAAAGCCCAGAGAGCAAGAAGAAATCCGCCGGTTGTAAGACGCGTGGAAACCAGAAGTGAAGCTCCTGCTGCTGAAAGCCCTGCTGCTGAAGGCACTACAGAAGCTTAATTTATTTTTCCAGTGGATGAATAAAACTGTTGATCCCCGACACTTGTGTTGGGGATTTTTTTGTGACCAGCATTTGATCTTTAATCAACTTCGTTGCGTCGCACACTTGTGCTTTTGTTGGTTATGAGGCATGAGCCCTCAACTGTCAGCTATCAGCATGAGCTGGCAGCAAAATCAGCAATGCGAAACATAAGCAAGTAAGTCCAAATCATAAACCAGGAACAAGAAACCAGGAACTAAAAACCTTCTCCATGAACGATTACTTCAACATAGGTAAAATTGCAGGCTCGCACGGACTAACAGGCGAAGTAGTGCTGGAGCATGCATTAGGTAAACGTAGCGATCTAAAAGGACTGCAGACTATTTTCATTGAAGAGCGAAAAGATAGCTTCATTCCTTATTTTATAGAAACAGGTAAGGTGAAGAATGAGACTGAAACCTACCTGAAATTGGAAGGTATCAATACCAAAGAATCCGCACGCCGCATCAACCAGCGCAATGTATGGTTGCTAAAAGCAGATTTTGATAAAGTAGTTGGTAAGGCTTCAGCTATATCCATGCTTGGTTACAAAATGATCAATGATGGTGAACACATTGGAGATGTAACTGAAGTGATAGAACAACCCATGCAGGTGCTCTGCAAGATCATCTACAAAGGCAATGAAGCACTTATTCCCATACACCAGGACACACTGCGGAAAATAGACCAAAAGAAAAAGGAAGTGCATGTGTCGCTGCCGGAGGGTTTGTTGGAGCTTTATATGTAAGTCAAAAGTCAAAAGTCAAAACAAGGAGAACTGAATTTATTCTCCTTGTTCTACTTCTGAACAGTTTTAATTCTTTGAATAACTATATCAGGCCACCCTGGCATCTTTTGCTTTTTGATTTTTGACTTTTGAATTCAGCGCTTTCTCTGCCTGCACAATATGGCGCTCGTTGTGTGCAACCAGGAACATGAAAACATCACCTAGTTTCAGCTTAATAAACTTCGCTATAGAAATTGCCACAGTGGCTTTATTCATATCAATATGCTGCGCTTCTTCCAGCAATAGCAATAGCCTTTCCTGCTGGTCTATAAAATCTCCAACCACTTTCGCTGCGTCCAGGTCAGCTTTAGGCGCATGATCTTTTGGCGAAGCCATTTTCTTCATTTTGTGGGTAGGCTTCATCATGTTGGTAAAGTAGTTGCCAAGCCAGCCACTGCTAAAGCTTTTCGTTCCATTCTGTCCTTTTGCTTTAGAAGCTTCAATGGCTTTTTCTATAGCCGGAAGATAGTAGCGGCCATAGCTGTTCAGGTGCTCCAGGCATTGTGCTGCACTCCATTTGCCCGCTGCAGGTTGTTGAAGCAATACAGCGGCCGGCATCAGTTGCCATTCGCTTATAGCTTCCTGTAAAAAGTTTTCTGTCTGTTGTTGTAGCTGCTCTATCAGCTCATTAGTTTTGTACGTTGGCATTGTGTAATTATTTACAGCAAAGCTGGAAAAGTTAGAAGTAGAAAATGTTGGTGTAGAACAAGATTTTTGTGAAGTCAGAGGAAGTCAAAATCGAAAGTCAAAATCATAAATAAGTGTAGCTTGTTACATGGAAAGTGAAATGTTATAACAAGGCCAGCTTTTTGATTTTTGACTTTTTACTTTTGAATTATATCCTCACACTCCCCAACAGCTTACTAAAAGTAGTAGCGTCTAAGCCAAGGTAGGATGCCAAATATTTGTGCGGTATCATTTGAAGTACATGCGGACTCCGCTTCAGTAGGATGCGGAATTTTTCTTCAGCAGAAAAACACTGCAGTTCTATCTGTCGCTGTAGGGTACCTGCCAGCGTAATAGCTACCGACTTTCTAATGAAAGTTTCAAAGTTGTGGTACTTCTTCAAAAGTTCATTTACCTGTATATAGCTGGTGCGTATAAACTCACTTTGTGTAAGTGTTTCCAGGTAGTAACGCGATGGCTGTTGCAACAGGAAACTATCAGCCACACCACTAAAAGAACCTGCATAAGTAAATACCAATGTAGCTTCTTTATCGTCCTCTTTTACATAGTAAGCACGTTGTACACCCTCTGCTACAAAGTATAGGTACTTCTCCGTATCACCAGTTGCCGTAAGTATGGTTTTTCTTTTTGCTGAAAATGGTTGCCAGATAGCAATGAAGTCATTCCACTCTTCCACATCCAGTGGATGAACTGCGTTAACAACAGCTTGTAGTTTCAGTAGTATTTCCTGCATCAGGTAAAAATATAAATTCACAATAGCTTACCGCTTTCTATTTATACTTTTGATTTTCATCTTTTCTTTTGACTTCCCCTCAACGCTATATCGCCCACTTCGATCTCGACAGCTTTTTTGTGTCTGTAGAGGTGCTGAATAATCCTTCACTTAAGGGTAAACCGGTATTGGTAGGGGGTCATAGCGAGAGGGGAGTAGTTGCAGCCTGTAGTTACGAGGCGCGTAAGTTTGGTATACACAGCGCTATGCCTATGAAGAAGGCGATGCAACTATGCCCGCATGCCATTATCACCAATGTAAGCCGCGGCGACTACAGCAAGTATTCCCGAATTGTGACCGACATCATCGCTGCCAAAGCACCGTTGTTTGAAAAAGCCTCCATCGATGAATTCTACCTTGACCTTACTGGCATGGATAAGTATTTTGATCCTTATCAATGGACAATAGACCTGCGCCAGGAGATAATTGATAAGACTCAACTCCCAATTTCTTTTGCATTAGCGCCGAATAAAATGGTAGCTAAAATTGCTACCGATGAAGCAAAACCTAATGGTTATATACATATCCTTCATGGCATGGAAGCCGACTTTCTTGCACCGCTAAAAGTGAATAAAATACCAGGTGTGGGTGAGCAAACTTACCAGGTTCTTAAGCGAATGGAGATCTACACCATTGGTGACATCCGCAAGTACTCAAAGAAAGTTTTAGAAAATGCTTTAGGTAAATACGGAGCTGAATTGTGGGATAAATCGCTGGGTATACATCACGGCGAAGTAGTGCCGTATCATGAGCCAAAATCTATTTCTACAGAAAATACTTTTGAAACGAACACTGCAGACAATTCATTTCTTCTGGCAGAACTGGTTCGGATGACAGAGAAGGTTGCTTATGAATTACGTCAGGAACAAAAGCTAACCGGGTGCATTGCTGTAAAGATCAGGTATCCTGATTTTACCACTGTGTCTAAGCAAGCCACCATAGATTATACGCTGCGCGATGATGAGTTGATTGCTTTTGCAAAGGATCTTTTCTTTAAGCTGTATAAGGCCGGTACACCGGTGCGCTTACTGGGTGTACGTTTGTCCGATCTTACCAATCATGCAGTGCAGGCTAATC is a window encoding:
- the rpsP gene encoding 30S ribosomal protein S16 produces the protein MRLQRHGSKKRPFYFIVVADARAPRDGKFIQKVGTYNPLTVPATIQLDRQKALEWLHKGAQPTDTVRRILSFKGVLYLKHLLRGVSLGLFDQATAMEKFQVWHEEHEAQVRKRSDDNRKAQRARRNPPVVRRVETRSEAPAAESPAAEGTTEA
- the rimM gene encoding ribosome maturation factor RimM (Essential for efficient processing of 16S rRNA) → MNDYFNIGKIAGSHGLTGEVVLEHALGKRSDLKGLQTIFIEERKDSFIPYFIETGKVKNETETYLKLEGINTKESARRINQRNVWLLKADFDKVVGKASAISMLGYKMINDGEHIGDVTEVIEQPMQVLCKIIYKGNEALIPIHQDTLRKIDQKKKEVHVSLPEGLLELYM
- a CDS encoding DinB family protein, translated to MPTYKTNELIEQLQQQTENFLQEAISEWQLMPAAVLLQQPAAGKWSAAQCLEHLNSYGRYYLPAIEKAIEASKAKGQNGTKSFSSGWLGNYFTNMMKPTHKMKKMASPKDHAPKADLDAAKVVGDFIDQQERLLLLLEEAQHIDMNKATVAISIAKFIKLKLGDVFMFLVAHNERHIVQAEKALNSKVKNQKAKDARVA
- a CDS encoding Crp/Fnr family transcriptional regulator — translated: MNLYFYLMQEILLKLQAVVNAVHPLDVEEWNDFIAIWQPFSAKRKTILTATGDTEKYLYFVAEGVQRAYYVKEDDKEATLVFTYAGSFSGVADSFLLQQPSRYYLETLTQSEFIRTSYIQVNELLKKYHNFETFIRKSVAITLAGTLQRQIELQCFSAEEKFRILLKRSPHVLQMIPHKYLASYLGLDATTFSKLLGSVRI
- the dinB gene encoding DNA polymerase IV; amino-acid sequence: MTSPQRYIAHFDLDSFFVSVEVLNNPSLKGKPVLVGGHSERGVVAACSYEARKFGIHSAMPMKKAMQLCPHAIITNVSRGDYSKYSRIVTDIIAAKAPLFEKASIDEFYLDLTGMDKYFDPYQWTIDLRQEIIDKTQLPISFALAPNKMVAKIATDEAKPNGYIHILHGMEADFLAPLKVNKIPGVGEQTYQVLKRMEIYTIGDIRKYSKKVLENALGKYGAELWDKSLGIHHGEVVPYHEPKSISTENTFETNTADNSFLLAELVRMTEKVAYELRQEQKLTGCIAVKIRYPDFTTVSKQATIDYTLRDDELIAFAKDLFFKLYKAGTPVRLLGVRLSDLTNHAVQANLFDDGEKKNELYKAIDEVKNKFGKGALKKGRTA